Below is a genomic region from Hylemonella gracilis.
CCCCGTGCAAGGGCCGCCTCGCCGCACTGGGGGCGTCCCCCTCCCAGATTGCGAAGCAATAGGAGAGAGGGGCTGAGGGCCGCGGCTCCAAGCCTGCCTGCGCAGGCTTGGACGTGCCCGAAGAGCCACTGCCTCTGGCGGTGGCACCGAGGCGCGAAGCGACTCAGGGGGTGCTTCATTTCAGGCCTTGTTCTTGCCGTACACGTCGACCAGCACGGCCGCCAGCAGCACCACGCCCTTGATGACCTGCTGGTAGTCGATGCCGATGCCCAGGATGGACATGCCGTTGTTCATCACGCCCATCACGAAGGCGCCGATCACCGCGCCCAGCACCTTGCCCACGCCCCCCGAGGCCGAGGCACCGCCGATGAAGCAGGCGGCGATCACGTCCAGCTCGAAGCCCAGGCCGGCCTTGGGCGTGGCCGTGTTCAGGCGGGCGGCGAACACCAGCCCGGCCAGGGCGGCCAGCACGCCCATGTTGACGAAGGCGTAGAAGGCCAGGCGCTCGGTCTTGATGCCGGAGAGCTTGGCCGCCTTCTCATTGCCGCCCATGGCGTACAGACGCCGGCCCACGGTGGTGCGGCTGGTGACGAAGTCGAACAGCACGATCAGCACCGCCATCACGACCAGCACATTGGGCAGGCCCTTGTAGGAGGCCAGCAGGTAGCTGAAATAGATGAGCAGGGCGGCGAACACGGCGGTCTTGAGGAGGAACAGGGCCGCGGGCTCGACCTGCATGCCGTGGCGCAGGCGTTTGGCGCGTGAGCGCAGCACCGCCAGGGTCAGGGCCGCCGCCGCGGCCACGCCCAGCAGCAGGGAGGTGAGGCGCAGGTTCTCCGCGTCGAAGAGGTCGGGGATGAAGCCCGAGCTGAGCATCTGGAAGGCATCGGGGAACGGTCCCACCGATTGGCCCGCCAGCAGCGCCAGCGCCAGGCCCTTGAAGACCAGCATGCCCGCCAGCGTGACGATGAAGGAAGGGATGCGCGAGAAGGCCACGAACCAGCCCTGGATGGCACCGATCAGGCCGCCGCACAGCAGGCAGACCAGGGTGGCCGGGAGGAAATGCCAGTCGTACTGCACCATCAAAACGGCCGCCAGCGCGCCGATGAAACCGCAGACGGAACCCACCGAGAGGTCGATGTGGCCCGCCACGATCACCAGCAGCATGCCCAGCGCCATGATGACGATGTAGCTGTTCTGCAGCACCAGGTTGGTGAGGTTCAGCGGCTGCATCAGCGTGCCCTCGGTCATTACCTGGAAGAAGGCCATGATGGCGATCAGCATGATCAACATGCCGTACTCGCGGAAATTCTGCTTCAGGTGATCGAGCACGGAACGGCCCGCGTGCGCGGGCAAGGGCAAGGGCAGGGCAGGGCTCGGGGTGGGCTGGGCGGAGACGGGAGGCTGGGACATGGTCAGGTGGTTTTCACGATGGCTCGCATGATCTTTTCCTGGGAGGCTTCGGCCGTGGGCATCTCGGCGACGAAGCGCCCTTCGTCCATCACGTAGATCCGATCCGAGATGCCGAGCAGCTCGGGAAGCTCCGAGGAGATCACGATCACGCACTTGCCCTCCTGGGCCAGTTGCGCGATGAGGGTATAGATTTCGTACTTGGCGCCCACGTCGATGCCGCGCGTGGGCTCGTCGAGGATGAGCACCTCGGGGTTGGTGAAGAGCCATTTGCTCAGCACCACTTTCTGCTGGTTGCCACCCGAGAGGTGGACCGTCTTCTGGTCCACGCCCGGACAGCGGATGCGCAGCCGGTCGCGGTAATCCTGCGCGACCTGATGTTCGCGCGCATCGTCGATCACCGCCGCGCTGGAGACGCCTTCAAGCCGCGCCAGCGAGATGTTGAAGCGGATGTCCTCGTCCAGCACCAGGCCGTAGCCCTTGCGGTCCTCGGTGAGGTAGGCCAGGCCGTGGCGGATGGCCTTGCCCACCGTGCTCACGTCGATGGGCTGACCGTTGAGCAGCACCTGGCCGCTGATGCGTTGGCCCCAGGATCGGCCGAAGATGCTCATCGCCAGTTCCGTGCGGCCCGCGCCCATCAGTCCGGCGATGCCCACGATCTCGCCGCGCTTCACCTGCAGGTCGATGCCCTTGATGAAGACGTCACCGCGTTGCGGATGGTGCACGCGCCAATCGCGCACCTCGAAGGCCGTCTCGCCGATGCGAGGCTGGCGACGCGGGTAGCGGTCTTCCATCTTGCGCCCGACCATGGCCTGGATCACGCGGTCTTCGCTGACCGGGTCGGCGCGGCAGTCCAGCGTCTCCACCGTGCTGCCGTCGCGCAGCACGGTGATGGCGTCGGCCACGCGGGCGATCTCGTTGAGCTTGTGCGAGATCAGGATGCAGGTGATGCCCTGCGCCTTGAGCTCCAGCAGCAGGTCGAGCAGGGCCTGGCTGTCCTCCTCGTTCAGGCTGGCGGTGGGCTCGTCGAGGATCAGCAACCTGACTTCGCGTGACAGCGCCTTGGCGATTTCCACCAGTTGCTGCTTGCCGATGCCGAGGTGACCGACCAGGGCGTCCGAGGGCTCCCGCAGCCCGACTTTCTTCAGCAGCGCTTGCGTCTTGCTGTGCGCGACCATCCAGTCGATCACACCGTGCCGAGCCGTCTCCTTGCCGAGAAAGATGTTCTCGGCGATGGAGAGCAGGGGCACGAGCGCGAGCTCCTGATGGATGATGATGACCCCCAGGTGCTCGCTGTCGCGCACGCTCTCGAAGCGGCGTTCCTGCCCGTCGAAGAAGATTTCCCCGCCGTAACTGCCATGGGAATGGATGCCGGACAGCACCTTCATCAGCGTGGATTTTCCGGCACCGTTCTCACCAACGATGGCATGGATCTCGCCGGCCTGGACCTGCAGGTTCACCCTGTCCAGGGCCACCACGCCGGCGAAGGTCTTGCGGATGTTCCGCATCTCGAGCAGCATGACGCAAACGCTCCGTTAGTCGCTATCAGGCTTACTTGACCTGGGCTTCGGTGTAGTAGCCGCTGCCGACCAGGATGGCCTTCCAGTTGGAGGCATCCACCGCCACCGGCTTGAGCAGGTAAGAGGGCACCACCTTCACGCCGTTGTTGTAGGTCTTGTTGTCGTTGATCTCGGGGTTCTTGCCGGACAGCACGGCGTCCACCATGTTCGCGGCGACCTTGGCCAGTTCACGCGTGTCCTTGAACACGGTGGAGTGCTGCTCGCCCTTCAGGATGGATTTGACGGACGGGATCTCCGCGTCCTGGCCGCTGACCACCGGGCAGGGCTGCTGCGCCGTGCAGTAGCCCACGCCCTTGAGCGAGGACAGGATGCCGATGGACAGGCCATCGTAGGGCGACAGCACGGCGTGGACTTTTTCCTTGCCGTAGAAGGCCGAGAGCAGGTTGTCCATGCGCGCTTGCGCAACCGCGCCGTCCCAGCGCAGCGTGCCGACCTTGTTCATGCCGGTCTGCTTGCTGCGCACCACCAGCTTGCCGCTGTCAATGTAGGGTTGCAGCACGCTCATGGCGCCGTCATAGAAGAAGTAGGCGTTGTTGTCGTCAGGCGAGCCACCGAACAGCTCGATGTTGAACGGGCCCTTGCCCTGCTTCAGCCCCAGCTTGTCGACGATGGAGCCGGCCTGCAGCACACCGACCTGGAAGTTGTCGAAGGTCGCGTAGTAGTCCACGTTCTTCGAGCCGCGGATCAGCCGGTCGTAGGCGATGACCTTGATGCCCTTGTCGGCCGCGTTCTGCAGCACGCGCGACAGCGTGGTGCCATCGATGGAGGCGATCACCAGCACCTTCACGCCCTTGGTGATCATGTTCTCGATCTGGGCCAGCTGGTTCGGGATGTCGTCTTCCGCGTACTGCAGTTCCGTGCGGTAGCCGCGCGCTTTGAGCACCTTGACCATGTTGTCGCCGTCGGCGATCCAGCGCGACGAGGACTTGGTCGGCATCGAGATGCCGATGCTGCCTTTGTCTTGCGCGGACGCGGTGTGCGCGAGGCCCAGGGTGCCAAGCACGCCCAGGGTGAGGGTGGCCAGCGCGGCCTTGAGGGTGGTGCGTTTCATGTCAGTCTCCTGCTTGTTTGTTGTGGGTCGCCGCGCCGTGCGCGGGATGCGCGTCGGTGGGCCTGTGTCCCGGCCCGGGTCGAGCCCGGGCCGGCGTGACCGGAACGATCACCGTGCGTCCAGGGACGCCCGGGATCAACCAGTCAGGTCAATGCATTTCGCTCGGCGCGGGTCCGATCAGTACTTGCGCTTGGGGAATTCCTGCGCGGCCGTTTCCATGGGGAAGATGCCTTCCTTGGTCTCGATGCGCTTCTGCACCGGCTTGCCGGCCTTGACGTCCTTGGCGGCGGCCATCAATTGCGGGCCCAGCAGCGGGCTGCACTCCACGCTCACGTTGAGCTTGCCGGCGATCATGGCCTCGAAGGCGCCCTTGACCGCGTCGATGGAAATGATGGTGATGTCCTTGGCTGGCTTGAGGCCCGCTTCCTCGATGGCCTGGATCGCGCCGATGGCCATGTCGTCGTTGTGCGCGTACAGCACGTTGATCTTCTTGCCCTCGGCCTTCAGGAAGGCTTCCATCACCTCCTTGCCCTTGGCGCGCGTGAAATCACCGGTCTGCGAGCGGATGATCTTGAACTTCGGATCGGCCTTGATGATTTCCTCGAAGCCCTTCTTGCGGTCGATCGCGGGGGCGGAGCCCACGGTGCCCTGCAGTTCCACGATGTTGACCTCGCCCTTCTGGTCCTTCATCTTCTCGACCAGCCAGCGGCCCGCCTTGCGGCCTTCCTCGACGAAGTCGGAACCAATGAAGGTGACGTACAGGGACTTGTCCTTCACGTTGACCGCGCGGTCGGTCAGGATCACCGGGATCTTGGCGGCCTTGGCTTCGCGCAGCACCGGTTCCCAGCCCGACTCGACCACGGGCGAGAAGGCGATCACGTCCACCTTCTGCGCGATGAAGGAGCGGATGGCCTTGATCTGGTTTTCCTGCTTCTGCTGGGCGTCGGAGAACTTGAGTTCGATACCGGCTTCCTTCGCGGCCGACTTGATGGACTCGGTGTTGGCCGTGCGCCATTCGCTTTCGGCGCCAACCTGGCTGAAGCCCATCACGAGCGGCTTCTGAGCCCAGGCGCCGGTGGACAGGGAGGCCAGCGGCGCGCAGGCCAGGGCCAGTGTGAGGATGCGGCGGTTGAATCTCATGGTTTTGTCTCCTGGTTGTTGAAGTGAGAAAAGGGATCAGGCCAGCATGTAGCCGGTCTTGACCGTGGTGAAAAACTCGGCGGCGTAACGGCCCTGTTCGCGTGGCCCGTGGCTGGAGGCCTTGCGTCCACCGAAGGGCACGTGGAAATCCACCCCCGCGGTGGGCAGATTGACCATGGTCATGCCCACGTCCGCGTGGCGCTTGAAGTGCATGGCGTGCTTGAGCGAGGTGGTGCAGAGGCCTGCGCACAGGCCGAAGGGCGTGTCATTGGCCAGGGCCAGGGCATGGTCATAGTCCTCGGCGCGCAGCACGCAGGCCACCGGGCCGAACACCTCCTCGCGCGCGATGCGGTGCTCGGGCCGGGCCAGGAAGAGCGCGGGGCTCATGTAATGCCCGGGCGTGGCGCGCTCCAGGCGGTCACCGCCCCAGACATGCTCGGCGCCCTCGTTGCGCGCGATCTCGACGTAGGCCAAGTCCTGGTCGAGCTGGTTCTTGTCGACCACGGGGCCCATCTCGATGCCGCGTTCCAGAGCGTGGCCGACCTTCAGATCCACCAAGCGCTGGCGCAACCGGGCCACGAAGGCGTCATGCACCTTGGCTTCCACGATCAGGCGGCTGGACGCCGTGCAGCGCTGACCGGTGGAGAAATACGCGCCTTGCAGCGCGCAGTCCACGGCCTGCTCCAGGTCGGCGTCGGCCAGCACCACCAGCGGGTTCTTGCCGCCCATTTCCAGTTGCACCTTGGCGCGCCGCGCGCTGGCCGCCTGCAGGATGCGTTCGCCCGTGGGCACCGAGCCCGTGAAGCTCAGCGCGTTGACCAGGGGGTGGTCCACCAGGGTCTGGCCGACTTCCCGGCCGCTGCCCATGACGAGGTTGAAGACGCCCGCGGGCAGTCCGCTGCGGCTGATGATCTCGGTCAGGGCCCAACCGCAGGCGGGCACCAGTTCGGCCGGCTTGAACACCACGGTGTTGCCATAGGCCAGGGCGGGTGCGATCTTCCAGGCTGGAATCGCGAAGGGAAAGTTCCAGGGGGTGATCAGGCCCACCACGCCCACGGGTTCACGTGTCACGTCCACCTGCACGCCGGGGCGCACCGAGGCCATGGTCTCGCCCGGCACGCGCAGGGCCTCGCCCGCGAAGAATTTGAAGATCTGCCCGGCGCGAGCCACCTCGCCCGTCGCCTCGGGCAGGGTCTTGCCTTCCTCGCGCGCCAGCAGGGTGCCCAGTTCGTCCTTGCGCGCCAGGATTTCACTGCCGATCTGGTCCAGTGCATCGGCGCGGCGTTGCGGGCTGCTCAGGCTCCAGGAGGGCAGGGCGTCGGCGGCGGCCCGGACGGCCTCCTCGGCCTGGTTGCGGTCGGCCCGGGCGTATTCGGCCACCACCTCGCGCGTGTCCGAGGGGTTGCTGCTGATGCCCGTGGTGCTGCCGCTCACCCAACGCCCGTTGATGTAATGCCGGGGGTTGGGTTGGATCTCACCAGGTTTCATGAAACTGTCGCCTTTGCACGGTATGGCGGCGGAGTCTATGGATGTTTTTAATATCAATCCAATAGATTTTTGTGCAAAATACATATCACTATCTGCATTCTGGAAAACCAGATGAGTACTTACAACCACTGGTTCATCCGCGCCCGTCTCAAGACCCGACAACTGTTGCTGCTGGTGGCCCTGGCCGAGGAAGGCAATATCCACCGGGCCGCCCAGGTGCTCAGCATGACCCAGCCGGCGGCTTCCAAGCTGCTCAAGGACCTGGAAGACGTGCTGGAGGTGCCCCTGTTCGAACGCCTGCCGCGTGGCATGCGGCCCACCTGGTACGGGGAAACCATGATCCGGCACGCCCGCATGGCCCTGGCCAGCCTGAACCAGGCACACGACGAGCTGGGCGCGCTCAAGAAGGGGCACTTCGGCCAGGTGGGTGTTGGCGCCATCACCTCGCCGGGCCTGCGCGTGTTGCCGGCGGCGGTGGCCCTGGTCAAGCAGGAGCATCCCAGCCTGCGCGTCTCGCTGGACATCGAGACCAGCCCGGTGCTGCTGGACCGTCTGGAGCAGGGGCGGCTGGACATCCTGGTGGGGCGCCTGTACGCCGAGCACGACAAGGCCAACCTGCGCTACGAACCGTTGACCGAGGAATTGGTCAGCGCCGTGGCCCGGCCGGGCCACCCGCTGCTGGGCATGAGCGGGCTGACCCTGCGCGACGTGGTGTCGGCGGGCTGGATCGTCCCGCCCTCGGGCAGCGTGCTGCGCCACCGTTTCGACCTGATGTTCCAGCAGGAAGGCCTGCCCCCGCCGCTCAACATCGTGGAAACCTCGTCCCTGCTGTTCATCACCCGCATGCTGCAGCAGAGCGACATGATGGCCGTGCTGGCGGTCGACGTGGCGCATTACTACGCCGCGCATGGCCTGATGTCGGTGGTGCCGATCGACCTGCCCTGCCACATGGACGATTTCGGCATCATCACCCGCACCGACCGTCTGCTTTCGCCCGCGGGCAAGGTGATGATGAAGGCGATCAAGCAGATCAGCCAGGCGCAGTACGGGCGCCGCCTGGACCCGGACTGAGTGTTGCCTTCATCCGGTCCTCACGTTTGTCGACGCTGCTGGGTAGCGGCGCGGCCCAGATCAGAACCGGCGCGCAAGGGCCGCCACGCCGCGCTGGCGGTGTCCCCCTTCCCGAATTGCGCCGCAATTCGAGGGAAGGAGGAAGGCGCGCAGCGCCTTAGGGGGTCGTGCCGAATCAGACCCAGCCAGCGTCCACCTTGAATTCCTGGGCCGTGCACATGGCGCCGTCGTCCGACGCCAGGAACAGCACCATGCGCGCGATGTCGTGTGGCTGCAGCTTGTCGGGCAGGCACTGGTTGCGCTGGATTTCCTGCTCGCCTTCCGCGTCCAGCCAGAGCTTGATCTGGCGCTCGGTCATGACCCAGCCGGGTGAGACGGTGTTGATGCGGATGCGGTCGCGGCCCAGGGGCTTGGCCAGCCCGCGCGTCAGGCCGTTGACCGAGGACTTGGCGATGGCGTAACAGGGGTAGGCACCACCCTTGCCCTGCCAGCCCGTGGAGCCCAGGTTGATCACCGATCCCCCGCCCAGTCGGCGCATGCCGGGCACCGCCGCCTGGATGGCGAAGAAGGCGGGGCGTTCGTTGATGGCCATGCGCTCGTCGTAGTACTCGGGCGTGACGGATTCCAGCGTGTGACGGTCATCGTTGGCCACGTTGTTGACCAGGGCCGAGAAATCGCCCAATTCCTTCGCGGCGTCCTGGACGGCCGATTGCAACGCCCGCACGTCCCGCACATCGCACGCCCGCCACCAGGGGCGGGCGTGGCCGGCGTCGGCCAGCTGCTGGGCCAGGTGGGCGCTGGCTTCCTGGGCCACGTCCACGAAGGCAACGCGCGCGCCCTGTTCGGCGAACGCGGTCACGATGGCGGCGCCAATGCCGCTGCCGCCGCCGGTGATGAACACCGCCCGGTCTTTCAGGCTGGGAAAACGCGAGAACCGGGCGGAAGAGGAGGTAGAGGCAAGTGATGACATATCAATAAAGGTATCAATCAATAGGAAAAAAATAGATTACGTGTATTAATGTGCGTTGATAAGATGGGCCATGTCAAGAGGCCTGAGCCGGAGCCATGCCGGAACAGGTGAAAACAAAAGGTTGGAGACATGCATGCCCGCCCTGGAAAATCCCACCGCCACGCCCTGGCGGCCTGAGTCCCTGGCGCCCGTGATCGGCGCGCTGTGTTGCGTCCAGGCGGCGGGCGCCGAACTCGGCGAGGGCCTGTTGTGGTCCGTGCGGGAGCAGGCGCTGTACTGGGTGGACATCCTGTCGCGTCAACTGAACCGCTGGGACCCGCAGAGTGGCGCCCAGGCCCGCTGGACCTTCGCCGAGGAAATCTCCGCCTTGGCCGAACGCGCCCGCGCGCCCGGGCTGGTGGTGACCCTGCGCCGGGGCTACGCGCTCTTCGATCCTGCCCGTGGGGGAGAACCGCAGTATCTGCACCAGCCTGAGCCCGAGCGGACCGGCAACCGCTTCAATGACGGCAAGTGCGACGCCCAGGGGCGCTTCTGGGCCGGCTCCATGGATTTCGCCTGCGAAGCGCCCAGTGGCGCGCTCTACCGACTGGACCCGGACGGCCGTTGCACGCGCCACGAGGACGGTTTTGTCGTGACCAATGGGCCGACCTGGAGCGGGGGGGGACGTGGGGATGGGCGACGCCGTTTCATGTACTTCAATGACACCGTGCAGGGCTGCACCTACCGCTACGACAGTGACGCCGCCACGGGTACCCTGTCCAACAAAGTGCTGTGGAAGCGTTTCGCACCCGGTGATGGCTTGCCCGATGGCATGACCACGGACGCGCTGGGCCGCCTCTGGATCGCGCATTGGGGCGGTGCCTGCGTGAGCTGCCATGACCCGGACACCAGTGAGGAACTGGCCCGCGTGACCTTGCCCACGGGCCAGGTCACGAACTGCGCCTTCGGCGGCAAGGATTTGCGCACCCTGTTCATTTCCACGGCCCGGGTCGGCATGAGTCTGGCGCAATTGGCGGCCGAGCCCCTGGCGGGAGGGCTGTTCGCGGTGGACGTCGACAGCCCGGGACTGCCTGCCCATCCGTACGGGGGCTAGCGGGCACGGGGCAGGTCTGCCCGGCGTTCGGGCTGCGTCCGTGGCGCCGTGCGGCGCGTGCTGGCCGGTCGGCCTGCCATCGCTCTTGCCATCTTCTTGTTTTTCTCCAACCCTCTTCTTGTTTGATGAAAGTGATTGCATGAGCACCACCGCCCATCCCATCGTCTGGCTGCACCACGCGGGGCAGCATCTGGGCCTGGTCCCCACCCTGGGCGGCGGCGTGGCCGCCTGGCAGGTGGACCATCCCTCGGCCCCCCAAGGGCGGCTGGACTTCTGGCGTCCCTGGGACGGCCACACGCCGGACCAGAACCACCTTGCCTCCTTTGCCATGGTGCCTTGGTCCAACCGCATCAGCGGCGGTGGCTTCGAGCAGGACGGCCATTTCCACGCCATGCAGCCCAACCGCGCGGGTGAGCCTTACCCCATCCATGGCGACGGCTGGCTGCAGCCCTGGGTGCTGAACCAGCCCGCGCCCGACACGCTGCAGATGACGTTGCGGTCACGCGGTTTCCACGGCAACCCCTATGACTATGAGGCCGTGCAGACCTTCCGCCTGGTGCCGGGCGGCCTGGACCAGGAGGTCTTGCTGCGCCAGCTCGGCACGCAGGCGCTGCCTTTTGGCATCGGCCTGCACCCCTGGTTCCCGCGCACGCCCCAGACGCGGGTCACGGCCCCGGTGCAGGGCGTGTGGCTCAGCGGCAAGGACCCCTTGCCCGTGGGGCACACGACGCAGTACCCCGCCGGCTGGGACCTGAACCAGGGCGTCTCGGCCCATGGGGACTTGATCGACAACGGTTACTCGGGCTGGGGTGGGCGGGCCCGCATCGCGTGGCCAGAGCACGGCCTGGCGCTGGACGTCCACATGCCGGATTTCGAGCAGGACGGCGGCGTGGCGCAGCATTTCTGCCTGATCTACCGCCCACCCCAGGGGCCGGCCTTCTGCTTCGAGCCCATCACCCAGCCCATCGATGCCTTCCACCTGTCGGGGCGCCCGGGCCTGCGGGTGTTGAACCAGGGCGAGAGCATGACCCTGCGCGTGGGCTGGCGCTTTGCGCCGCTGACGCAGGACTGAGCCTGTCTTGCCGCAGAACCCTGTCGGGGGGCCTGCGGGCGGTCGGGCTGGCGCTCAGCCCGGCGCGGTTGATCAGGCCCGGGTCCGGGGCGCGGTCACTGCCGCGCCGTGCGCACGTTGGGCGGCAAGGTCTGCGGGTGGCTGCTGCGCCAGGGGTTGATGTCCAGGCCGCCGCGGCGGGTGTAACGCGCGTAGACGGTCAGCTTGGTGGGCTTGCAGCGGCGCATCACGTCCATGTAGATGCGTTCCACGCACTGCTCGTGGAACTCGTTGTGCTGGCGAAAGCTCACCAGGTACTGCAGCAGGCCGGCCTGGTCGATCTGCGGGCCGCTGTAGCTGATCTGCACGCTGCCCCAGTCGGGTTGACCGGTCACCAGGCAATTGCTCTTGAGCAGGCCGCTGGTCAGGGTCTCGGTGACCGGCTGTTCGTCGAAGGCCGCGCTCAGCAGCTCGGGCGCGGGCTGGTACTGCGTGCATTCCACGTCCAGGCGGTCGATGCTCAGGCCGTCCAGTTCGTGGATGGGCTCCTGGTCGAACTGCTCGGGCGTGAGCAGGCGCAGGCCCACGAAACCGGACTTGCCCGAGCCGCGCCAGACGGCCTCGCTCAGGTCCATGCGCAGCCTGACCTTCACCTCGTCGGCGTCGGCGAACTTCGTGTGGTTGAAGCTGTTCAGGTAGAGCTTGAAGGACTTGCTCTCGACGATGTTGGGCGTTTCGCAGGGCACGGTGACGTGGGCAATGGCTACCTGCGGCTTGCCGCGCGGGTTGAGCCAGCTCAGTTCGTAGGCGGTCCAGAGGTCGGCGCCCAGGAAGGGCAGGGTGCCGCCTTTCTTGACCTGGGGGATGCCGATCTCCTCGCGCTTGGCCGCGCGTGGCAACGGGAACAGCAGGCTGGAGTCGTACTGATCCTTGTAGGCCGAGGCCTTGCCGAGCTGCGAGTTTTCCGGGGTGGAGTCGGAGGTGTTCATGGGGGGCCTCAGTCCTGGATCTTCCGTCGGAACACCAGGCGGTCCGGCTCGGACACCCCGGCGTCGAAGGCATACCCATCCACCTTGAACTTCTCCAATTGCCTGGGCGTGGTGACACGCTTGCTGGCTGCGAAACGCGCCATCAGGCCGCGCGCGCGCTTGGCGTTGAAGCTGATCACCTTGTAGATGCCGCCCTTGTAGTCCTCGAACACGCATTCGATCACGCGGGCCTGCAGCACCTTGCGGTCCACGGACTTGAAGTACTCCTGCGAGGCCAGGTTGATGACGATGGGGTTTTTCTCGCCCGCGAGCCGTTCGTTCAGGTGGTCGGCGATCGTGCGGCCCCAGAACTGGTAGAGGTTCTTGCAGGCCGTGCCGTTCTTTTCCGTTGGCAGGGTCGTGCCCATTTCGAGGCGATAGGGTTGCATCCAGTCCAGTGGGCGCAAAACGCCGTAGAGACCGCTGAGGATGCAGACATGGTCCTGCATCCAGTCCAGGGTTTCCGGCGGCAGTGTCTTCGCGTCCAGTCCGTCGTACACGTCGCCGTTGAAAGCCAGCACGGCTTGGCGCGAGTTTTTGGCGGTGAACTTCGGCGTCCAGGCCGCGTAACGGGCCACGTTGAGCTGCGACAGCGCGTCGCTCAGGTCCATCAGCTCGGCGATCTGCCGCGGGGCGTAGCCGCGCAGCACCTGGATGAGTTCAGCCGCCTGCCGGGTGTACAGGGGTTGGCTGTGGGGCAGGTCCTTGGCGATCGGGCTGTCGTAGTCCAGGGACTTGGCGGGAGAGAGAAGAAACAGCATGGGCGGATTATGCGGAGGGCTCAGGACGCTTCACGGTGGGGGCCGGAGCGGAACGCCCAGTAGCGGCTGGCGAGGAAGGTCAGCACGGCCTGCGCGATCAGGATGCCCGCGAGCAACCCGTCGTAAGGCAGGTCGGTGCTGCGCAGCAAAGTGATGTAGACGATTTCGTTGAGGACGAAATTGCCGGCCGAAATCAGGAAGAGGCGCCGCGCCGCCACGCTCCAAGGGGTCAGGGCGTCGCGGAAGGTCAGGAAGTGATGGCCTGTGAAGGACACGACAAAGGCGACCAGCCAGCCGGCGACATTCGCCAGAGCCGGTGCCCAGGTCAGCCGCGAGACCAGCAGCACCGCCACGCCCCAGTGCGTGAGGGCAGCCATCGTGCCCACGGCGACGAACAAGGACAGCTGCCGGGCGAGCCGCGCGTACCGGGTCATGCGCGTCATCAACGCGGCCTTTTCCGGATGTCCCGGCCCCAGGCCTCCAAGGCTTGCTGCGCCGACCCTTGCGCGGGCGTCAGCATGGCCCGGGCCTCCTCGACCGTGCTGTAGGGCCCCGACACGTCGAACTGACGGATCGCGGCCCAGGTGCCTTCGTACCAGCTCATCATCTCGTCGTTGAAGAACTCG
It encodes:
- a CDS encoding SMP-30/gluconolactonase/LRE family protein encodes the protein MPALENPTATPWRPESLAPVIGALCCVQAAGAELGEGLLWSVREQALYWVDILSRQLNRWDPQSGAQARWTFAEEISALAERARAPGLVVTLRRGYALFDPARGGEPQYLHQPEPERTGNRFNDGKCDAQGRFWAGSMDFACEAPSGALYRLDPDGRCTRHEDGFVVTNGPTWSGGGRGDGRRRFMYFNDTVQGCTYRYDSDAATGTLSNKVLWKRFAPGDGLPDGMTTDALGRLWIAHWGGACVSCHDPDTSEELARVTLPTGQVTNCAFGGKDLRTLFISTARVGMSLAQLAAEPLAGGLFAVDVDSPGLPAHPYGG
- a CDS encoding GtrA family protein, translating into MTRMTRYARLARQLSLFVAVGTMAALTHWGVAVLLVSRLTWAPALANVAGWLVAFVVSFTGHHFLTFRDALTPWSVAARRLFLISAGNFVLNEIVYITLLRSTDLPYDGLLAGILIAQAVLTFLASRYWAFRSGPHREAS
- a CDS encoding aldose 1-epimerase; the encoded protein is MSTTAHPIVWLHHAGQHLGLVPTLGGGVAAWQVDHPSAPQGRLDFWRPWDGHTPDQNHLASFAMVPWSNRISGGGFEQDGHFHAMQPNRAGEPYPIHGDGWLQPWVLNQPAPDTLQMTLRSRGFHGNPYDYEAVQTFRLVPGGLDQEVLLRQLGTQALPFGIGLHPWFPRTPQTRVTAPVQGVWLSGKDPLPVGHTTQYPAGWDLNQGVSAHGDLIDNGYSGWGGRARIAWPEHGLALDVHMPDFEQDGGVAQHFCLIYRPPQGPAFCFEPITQPIDAFHLSGRPGLRVLNQGESMTLRVGWRFAPLTQD
- the queF gene encoding NADPH-dependent 7-cyano-7-deazaguanine reductase QueF (Catalyzes the NADPH-dependent reduction of 7-cyano-7-deazaguanine (preQ0) to 7-aminomethyl-7-deazaguanine (preQ1) in queuosine biosynthesis) — protein: MNTSDSTPENSQLGKASAYKDQYDSSLLFPLPRAAKREEIGIPQVKKGGTLPFLGADLWTAYELSWLNPRGKPQVAIAHVTVPCETPNIVESKSFKLYLNSFNHTKFADADEVKVRLRMDLSEAVWRGSGKSGFVGLRLLTPEQFDQEPIHELDGLSIDRLDVECTQYQPAPELLSAAFDEQPVTETLTSGLLKSNCLVTGQPDWGSVQISYSGPQIDQAGLLQYLVSFRQHNEFHEQCVERIYMDVMRRCKPTKLTVYARYTRRGGLDINPWRSSHPQTLPPNVRTARQ
- the yaaA gene encoding peroxide stress protein YaaA; this translates as MLFLLSPAKSLDYDSPIAKDLPHSQPLYTRQAAELIQVLRGYAPRQIAELMDLSDALSQLNVARYAAWTPKFTAKNSRQAVLAFNGDVYDGLDAKTLPPETLDWMQDHVCILSGLYGVLRPLDWMQPYRLEMGTTLPTEKNGTACKNLYQFWGRTIADHLNERLAGEKNPIVINLASQEYFKSVDRKVLQARVIECVFEDYKGGIYKVISFNAKRARGLMARFAASKRVTTPRQLEKFKVDGYAFDAGVSEPDRLVFRRKIQD
- a CDS encoding SDR family NAD(P)-dependent oxidoreductase, with product MSSLASTSSSARFSRFPSLKDRAVFITGGGSGIGAAIVTAFAEQGARVAFVDVAQEASAHLAQQLADAGHARPWWRACDVRDVRALQSAVQDAAKELGDFSALVNNVANDDRHTLESVTPEYYDERMAINERPAFFAIQAAVPGMRRLGGGSVINLGSTGWQGKGGAYPCYAIAKSSVNGLTRGLAKPLGRDRIRINTVSPGWVMTERQIKLWLDAEGEQEIQRNQCLPDKLQPHDIARMVLFLASDDGAMCTAQEFKVDAGWV